The genomic interval TCAGGAATCCTGCAAAAAGGGATAGAAAATTAAAGGAGGCAAAGCACAGGCAGAGAAATGTCATAAGGGATAGACTGCAGAAATTGACAATTGAACTAGTAAAGGACAATGATGATAAGACCTTTGTCTTTGAGGATTTAACAAATATAAAGGAGAATGGAAAGAAAAAGAACAATAAAGATAAAAACAACGATAAATCTAAAAACAATCCAAATGGATCAAAAAAATTCAGAACAGATATTAACAGATGGCCATACAGATTATTCCAGAGATTTATAGATTATAAATCAAATAATAAAACATTGTATATACATCCAGAGGGGACTTCTTCTGAATGTCCTGTATGTGGTGGAAGATTAGAGCACCCAATCTGGAAAGCATCCAAATGCAATAGCTGTGGTTTAACCTACGATAGGAATAGATTATCATCGTTATCCATCTCTATCCGTGGATTAGACCTCTGCGGTACCCCGTTTACCGTGAGTGGCAGTTCCTCTTGGCATTCTATGAAGAATGATTACTTGTACCATCCAGATCAAGTAATTGTTGAGGATGCCAATGACTGCAAGAGAGAAATGCATAATAATGCATAGTATTTCAGGAACGGTGGTCATTTATCCTATGATACGGATCTCCTCCTTGCCGGGCTCATAGAAAATATGTAAAGGTCAATAAACAGCTGAATATAAATTTGCCTTTTCATGCAAGTGAGCTGCTCCTCAGCTGAAGCTTCGGATCTTCCTTCAGCGAAGGATATCTATATTTCCGGACATCCGTACAAGCCATATACCACTATAACCACAGGCGGGAATTCGGATCTCATCGAACCCACTTAAGTATCGTACATTTGTTTATCATGGATGATACAAAATATGGAAATATAATTTATAGGTCATTTTATTGGGAGAAGTCCGTGTATCTCATCGCTGAAGGATTTTAAAGTTACAGCTTCCTCCAAACCCATAACATCTTCTTTAAAAATGTTCATCGATCATGCTGCAGATCATATGGATGGCTGTTATATGTGCTTCCTGTATTATGGATGTAACGCTGGAGTCCACGTATAGAGTCTCGTCTGCGATATCCTTGATCTGTCCGCCGGTCTTTCCAGTAAAGCCGATGGTATGACACCCAAGCCTTTTGGCGGATTTTAAACCCTCTATAACGTTCTTGGAATTACCTGAAGTGCTTATCCCTATCACCACATCTCCAGGTTTAGCCAACGCTTCAACCTGCCTTGAAAATACCACATCATATGAGTAATCGTTCGATATCGCGGTGATAGAAGAGGTGTTGGTTGTCAGAGCTATAGCGGGCAGAGGTTTTCTCTCCTTCATGAAGTGACCCGCCAGTTCTGCGACAAAGTGTTGCGCGTCTGCTGCGGATCCTCCGTTTCCGAAAACGATTAACTTATTGCCAGCCATGAATGCATCGTATATCTTCTGAGCTATTCCAGTAATCCTGGCGACGTCAAGATTTAACCTTACTCTCGCACCTTCGTTCAAGTACTCTTTTGCATCCATGCAGGATTATGTGCTGACCTGGATATATCATTTCTGATCTTGGCGCGTCAAATAGTATCATGCTATAGGTAAAAGACTTATATATCATTTCATGATGAGTAAATGTGAACGTATTCTTGAAACGCCTTTTGATAATAACGATTGCCGTTGCGGTAATAGCGCCGGCCATATATTATGCGATTACACTTAACAATGCGAATCAGAGGCAATCGGATCCACTTTATTATGCGCCATCTGACACCAATGTCCTTGGTTATGTTAACTATAACGGAACTCATTTCTATGTTTATGCCAATAACAGAAGCTATGGCCTTATATTTGATACTTCATCTATATCCAACGTAAATTTCAGCAGAATCTCTTCGTTGATGCATGGAAATGGAATGAACAGTTCTACTTTTAATTCCAGTTCAAACTTTACACCTAAGACGAATATTAGCCTCTATGCTGACTATAAGGATTACAGTATATACGTTGTCAGAAACTTGAGTTTCGCATTCATTGGATTATCCATTACAAATCAGACTCTTTATCTCTATGAAAGTAACGGGTTTATCGTGCTGGGGAACCTCAATGGCATCTATGAATCCATAAACGCAACACTGGACAGCAAGAATGCGATTGGATATTCCAGTTATCTGAACAGCAGTGCAAATGTATCGATGGCCGTATTCAACGTTGGAAATAAGATCGTGAAATCTGTATATTTCAACCTAACCGGAGATAATCTCACCGGAAGCATAAGATTCCTGAATTATACCTATGAGTCGTACTTCCTTTCAGCGATTTCGAATATGAAAGGGGCTACAATAATAAGTGTACATGACCTCAACGTAAAATTCAAACTGGACATTAGTAGTTTGACTTCGGCCTATGATCTCATAGGTGTCCTCAATGCTCAATAAATTTTCTGTTGCTTTTTCCTATTATTTCAAAAATTATTATCGTTCCAAAAGTTTTTACCTGATGCTAGCGCTGATCATTATAATCAGCGGAATAATGTCGTATTTTTCATTCCGCTATCAGAGCAAGGTTAACACTTTTCTTGACAGATTTGACAGCACCGCGATCACCACAGGTTTGAAATCCAGAGCATTGGACTATATCTGGTCTTTCGTGCTGGTTGATATTCCAGTGTATGCAGCTGTCTTCTTTGGATCTCCCTCCATATCAAGCGAGATAGAAGACAGGACGGCATTTCATATTTTTTCGCTGCCTGTGGGACGAATGACCATTCTATCAGCTAAATACGCTGCTGCCTATGCAGCCACCGTGTTGATATCTTTGATATATATCATATTGGAAGCTATCATAACCATAAGGATCTACGGAACCATAGACATGAATTCGTATTTACTATCATTGGTTCTTACTCTTATATTCATAGCTTCAGTTCTCGCCTTCACTTTCTTCATAAGCAGCATATTCAACAGAAACATCTATGCATATATAACAGTTCTAATCATCTATTTTCTTGTCTTCAATGCGGTTGATGTGATAACCAGCTTGCTTTACAGCACCACATCGCCTTTTCTTCTCAACAATGCGGCCAACATAATAATGGAAGTTTTCATAGACATCAATCTTTTTACCTTCTCCCCAACAATATCACTTTCTCCAGCCGGTGTATCGAAGATACTCCTAGCGGTCGCCGTGATGGTAATATATCTCGTTGCCTCCCTTGCAGCGGCAACTGTACTTTTTGAAAACAAGGAGGCGAAATGATGAACATATCAGTGAATAAAGTATCAAAGCGATATGGAGATATTCAGGCCCTCACCGATATATCGTTTGAAGTCGAGGGAAACGGATGCCTTGTACTCCTTGGACCTAATGGCGCGGGAAAGACCACCCTTATGAAGATAATGACAAACATAATAAGACCAACGAGTGGAGAGGTGAGAATCAACGGTATCAACGTCAGAGAAGATCCGGGCAGAGCTCTCTCATCCGTTGGGTCGTTGATAGAACAGCCGGAATTCTATCCATACATAACTGGGTATGAAGCGTTGATGTTCACATGCATGATAAAGGGATTATCGCATGAAAGGTGCATTTCAGAGGTGAACAGAGTATCTAGCCTCACTCACTGCAGAGATTATCTGAACCGAAAGACAAAGGAATATTCGCGTGGTATGAAACAGCGGGTCGGATTGGCGGCGGCCCTCATAGGTAATCCAGACATCATAATATTGGATGAGCCTACATTCGGCTTGGATCCAAACGGGATGATGGAGATAAGGGAGATAATTTTGAATTTGAAGAATGTTAAATTGATCGTGCTTAGCACCCACCTCATATATGAAGCAGAATTACTGGCCAATCATATAGGTATAATCGATCATGGACATCTCATACACTTCGGGCCTGTGGAGAAAGATCGATATCTGGAGGTTAGAGGTAGAATCCGGGGAACAGATCTGAAACTGAACGGTGTGGACGTAATAGACAGAGAGGAAAACAGAATCATATTGAGAAAAAATCGTGATATAGAAAATTGGGAAATAATAAAGGCTCTGGAATCCTCCGGATCCTCCATAGAAACTTTCGATTATTACAGCGTGATCGAGGACCTCTACAAGAATAGCGTCTCTCATTCTGATGCAGAATCCTAGGTGTTTCAATGATTCTTTCCCATCGTGAACAGTCTTCCAACAGATCGAATCTTTTAGACTAATGCGCTTACCTTTTCCCCAGCAGACGTATTCGTTGAAGGTTCGATATAGCGATCTCAGCAGTCGTGTATTCGAACTTCAGCAATCCTAACGTCATAATCCTTGCAAAAATTTCACTGGATTTTCCATATGGGAAAATCCATGCATCTAATAGTCGAAGATCGTGTTTCACGGCTTTCCATGGGCGCCCCGCATTTCCTGAACTGATATCCAGAGGAATAATATAGTAAGCTGTATATATTTATAGCCAGACATGAGAAAAAAGCCATCAGACATACATAAACCTTATTTCCTGATTCTTGTTATTGTCATGATGGATGTTTATATCAATTTCCCAGTTGATACTCATGTCCGGAAAATAGCAGAGAGTATACTTCAAGATTTTGATTTACACTGGTTTCCGGATTATTTTGATGCCGAGGTGCAGATCATAAAAGATCGATATGTACTGGGAAATAGAACAAAAATGATACAGACAATCAGTGCTGGTGTTGATCACATAGATGTTGCCGGTATCCCTGATAAAATCATACTGTGCAGCAATGCTGGTGCCTATTCAATATCGGTTGCAGAACATACCTTTGCTCTGATACTCTCACATGCAAAGAATATAATAGAAAATAATTCACTTATGAAATCTGGAACGTTTAAGCAGTCACCAACTACCCTTCTATATGGAAAGACTCTGGGTATAGTTGGTTATGGAGGAATAGGAAGAAGGGTAGCAGAGATAGGAAAGGCCTTTGGAATGAAGATTGCTGCCTATACGAGATCGGGTGCTGATGATAACGTAGATAAGCTGACTGATGATGTGGCTGAGCTGTTCGCATCTTCAGATATGATCGTCTTATCGATCCCGCTCACTGATAAAACCAAAGGCATGATAAATTACAAGATTCTTCAAAAGACCAAGAAAAATGCGTTTATAGTGAATGTCGCACGGGCCGACATAGTCCTCAAGTCCGACATGCTGAGATTCCTCAGAGAAAATCCAGATAGATGGTATCTATCAGATGTCTGGTGGGATGAACCTAACATTAAGGATGCCGATCTTCCAAATTTGATACTTTCCCCTCATGTGGCTGGAGGCATGTCTGGGGAGATCATGGATACTGCATTACGTCTGGCATTTGAAAACGTGAAGAATTTCTTTGATGGGCATCCAAGAAATGTGGTAAAGAAGGAAGAATATAAGATGAAGAGCGAGAGATTCCTGGGGATATAAATGATGAGGAGAACTGTTTATGCTGTCAGGCTTGATACGGTGAGATATGAGAGAAAACTCAGCCTAATAGCCACCGTTGACAGCATAGAGTCTTCTCATGGAATAATTAACAGCATGATCGATATAGCTGAAGAAACCGGTTATCCTTATGAGATATTGATATCAACCAGGGCACCGGATGATGAGAACTACTATTACGATGAAATACGCGTCATATCAAGGAACACAAGGAAAAGAAGCGACGGATTGGCTAGAGCTATCAAATTGGCAACAGGAAACTACACTTTTGTATTCGATCCCTCTATAAGTTATTCACTGACTTATGCAGATCTCATATATGGATATATAAATATAGGAACCAGCGAAATACTGTTATCCAACATCATGGGATTTCAGACTGAAGTTGTGAAGAATGTTGGTAACTGGAGACCGCTGATCTGTGGAGAAGATATCGATCTAATGGCCAGGGCGTTGGATTCTTACGGTGTAATTGCCTATCCACTCGGTAGTCTGACAACCCTTGACATAGGGCAGATGATCTACGACAAAAGCCGGAGCATGATAGAGAGAATAATTGCGATGCGGGATCTGACTACAGCCGCAAACCTGAAATATAACGATATTTCTGAGATGGCCAGCTCCATGGATATGGATTTTGCTACATATGAGATCCTAATGACTGGAAAGCTGCTTTCTTACATATCAAGACTAAGACCATATGAAAAAAATACGAACAACTACATCTTTGTCATGAACAGGATAATAGAATCATACATATCTCAGGACTATAGAAGGATAGATACCATAACTGAAATGCCGAGAATAGAGATCTCCTCAAGCACCAGAAAATATCTTTCATCTGTGAGCGACCTGTGGACAATGCAGGATTCTGACAATAAATATCCGCGTGAGAGTGTTTAGATTTATTCGACATTTTACGTATATAACGTCTGACTTGATATAGATGAAGTTTAATCATATACCAGAAAAGTTTAAAAGCTGAAATACCGATAAGGCATATCACCATGGAATTTCAGCAGGCAACCAATGCCATAGAACAGCAGGTCTCATTACGCGATTCTCTGTCAGACAAGACTTTAGTGATCATAACCCATGACGAGGACGCACCAAAGAATCTGCCCCCATTCGGTGAGGTTAAAGTATATACTGTAGAGGCTATAGAAAAAGACCGCAAAAAATTTTCTCAAACTCTTGATGACAACACCTTCTATATGATATGCGATGGTGGGTATGCCTCAAAGGACATAATCTCAAGCCTCTACGACATCGACAGGTACGATATCATACTTGAAAAGAGAAGACTTGGGTTGCTTTTGAAAATATTCAAACATATCCTGGCTGAAAATGATAGGATGGCCGAAACGTCTCTTGATGTCATTTTCATGAATTCTGCTGTTATGGATTATATCTTATCAAGACATTATAAGATCTCCAGAGAAGTCCTCTTAAGAATAATTGCATCCAACAGGTTCAGGGTAAAATATGTAGAAACAAATGTATGGCAGAACCTTAAAAATTTCGTATATATAGGAATCTATGAGCTGATCCACAGCTCTCTGCCCAAGTATCTGGTTGTTGGAACGACTGGCATCCTCATCAATGAATTCATGCTCAAGATGCTATCATATCGTTTGCCGTTGACGTTTGCAGACGCACTTGCTATCGAAAGCAGCATAACCTCTAATTTTCTTATGAATGAGTATTGGACGTTCAACAATCGCGAGGTATCTAAGGGCGTGAAGGGCTTCTTCAGAAGGATGGGTTTCCACAACCTCACATCCCTGATAGGCCTAGGAATAAATCTGGGCATATTTACAGCACTTGTGGACACTGGAATGGAGATGCTCGCCGCAAATCTCATAGGTATAGCTGTGGCATTTCTATCAAGATACATCATGTCTTCAAGACTTGTATGGCATGCCCCCAGCAAGGCCAGTGACTGATGACGCATCTCTAAGGATATCAGACAGTTTTTATTTTCTCTCGCATATCTTTCTTTATTCTTAAATCCAAGATTTCGATTCAGGAAATATGTCCCTGATGTCGATCCGGATCAAACTGGGCAGCCTTGCTGTTGGTGTTGCCATATTCGCCATAGGATTCGGCATAATCTACGGTATAATGTATTATATTGGTTTCAACATTGGCGTTTTAGCGCTCCTCATTATACTAGCGCCGATATTCATAATTATGGATATCTTGCAGTGGCTGTTCGGTCCATATATGATCGGCGCGGTGTACAGAACACACAGGATAACGCCGGATGAGCCTGAATATACCATGTTGAATTCAATAGTCAGCGAGGTGGCGAAAAGCAATAAAATCAAGACACCTGATATATACATAGCTGAAGTAGATATTCCGAATGCATTCGCCTATGGTTCGCCAATTGCCGGCAGACGAATCGCAGTGACAAGAGGCCTTCTCCGGATCCTCGATCCTGAAGAGATAAAGGCTGTGATCGGACATGAGATGGGACATCTCAGGCACAGGGATGTCGAGATGCTATTGGCAGTTGGACTTATCCCAACGCTAATATTCTATTTCGGATATACTTTGCTATTCTCAGATGGCAGAGGAAGAAATGCGGGCGGCATATTGTTGCTTGCCATAGTTGCAATCGTGGCCAGTTTCCTCTTCAGATTCCTCATACTTGCCTTCAATAGGATGCGTGAGAGTTATGCTGATATAAACTCCGCTCTCACAGTAGATGGTGGTGCAGATAAGCTGCAGACGGCACTTGCAAAAATTGTTTCAGCAACTGGTCACACTGGTTATTCCTTCAGGCGAAGACGAAAGAATACCTCCAGCAATCTCACAGAAATGCTATTCTTCAGCAATCCTGACGTTTCTGAAGCAGGGGATTACAGAAAGCTGGTTGAGGAATGGAAGACAGCTAAAGTTTCTCTATTCTCGGATTTCTTCTCAGATCATCCTCATCCAGCCAAGAGGATACAGCGACTGGAAAGAATGAAGGACCGAAAAATGTGAGCTACTCCTAAGCTAAAGCATCAGAGCTTCCTTTCATCGAAGAGACCTCTACCCTTCCGGACATCCGTACAAGCCATATATCACTATAACCACAGGCGTGTATTCGGATCTCATCGATCCTACTCAGTTATCATCCACTTGGTTTTCATGGATGATACAAGAGAATATGGGAAGACGATCTATAGATATTTCCATTGAAGGAAGTCGATTTATCTCTTGTACGAAGAGAGAGTTTTACTGCTTCCCTCAAACTCCTAACTTTTTTATAAAATTAGAAGACAAAGTGATCAACTTTATATCCAATCTTTGAGTAGTGCTAAAAATCTAATATATGATTTATTATCCCTACAGCATGCTGGCAGAGCGGTCATGGAATCTGGCCATTTCCGTAACTCTAATAGTTTATGCCTATATGGCATGGCTATCGGTCGGTTACTACGATCTCTCTGCACTCGTTATGTCATGGATTCTGATAATCATATCTTCACTTCTTGCGATAAATTCTACCACAAGATTCAATCCAAAGATCAGAACTACGCTCATTTATTCTGCCCTGCTCATATCCATGCTTTTGCTCATCTCGATCTCCCTAAGATACGTGGCCAGCTATTATCTTGAGGATGAAATTCTGATCCAGACAAATGCGGCCTATCTCTTCCTGCACGGAGAAGACCCGTATCTGAAGATAAACATGCTGAGGCTTTTCTCCACAAGCCAGGTACCGCTTTTCAATACGCCAACGCTTGATGGTGGATATGTTTATTTTCTCATTTATCCTGGACTGTCGGTCCTTCTGTTTGTTCCAGCCTTATTATTTCATTTCAATCCATCATATGTTATAATAATTTTCAATTTTATATCGATAATCCTGCTTGTATACTATTACAGAAAGAACAATCTCAAATTGCAGACACCACTTATAATAACAGATATGATGGTCTCCGCCTTCTACATAGGATTCACGATCGCTGGTGTATCCTCCATAATATGGGTAACCCTGCTCGCCCTTGCATACGTATTCAGAGAAAAGCCATATATATCCGGCATCTTTCTTGGATTGTCTATTGCCTACAAGCAGGATCCGGTCATAGTTGTTCCGTTCCTTCTCTATTTCATTCTGAAGGAATACGGCGGCATGCATGAGTTAAAATTCATACTGGCCTCAGCTGTGTCCTTCCTTGCAGTTAATCTTCCCTTCATAATAATGAATCCCAGCGCATGGCTGATCTCCATATTAAGCGTCGCTAACCAGAATATAATAGGCGTTGGATCTGGACCATCAAT from Thermoplasma sp. Kam2015 carries:
- a CDS encoding GtrA family protein, which gives rise to MEFQQATNAIEQQVSLRDSLSDKTLVIITHDEDAPKNLPPFGEVKVYTVEAIEKDRKKFSQTLDDNTFYMICDGGYASKDIISSLYDIDRYDIILEKRRLGLLLKIFKHILAENDRMAETSLDVIFMNSAVMDYILSRHYKISREVLLRIIASNRFRVKYVETNVWQNLKNFVYIGIYELIHSSLPKYLVVGTTGILINEFMLKMLSYRLPLTFADALAIESSITSNFLMNEYWTFNNREVSKGVKGFFRRMGFHNLTSLIGLGINLGIFTALVDTGMEMLAANLIGIAVAFLSRYIMSSRLVWHAPSKASD
- the htpX gene encoding zinc metalloprotease HtpX, which produces MSLMSIRIKLGSLAVGVAIFAIGFGIIYGIMYYIGFNIGVLALLIILAPIFIIMDILQWLFGPYMIGAVYRTHRITPDEPEYTMLNSIVSEVAKSNKIKTPDIYIAEVDIPNAFAYGSPIAGRRIAVTRGLLRILDPEEIKAVIGHEMGHLRHRDVEMLLAVGLIPTLIFYFGYTLLFSDGRGRNAGGILLLAIVAIVASFLFRFLILAFNRMRESYADINSALTVDGGADKLQTALAKIVSATGHTGYSFRRRRKNTSSNLTEMLFFSNPDVSEAGDYRKLVEEWKTAKVSLFSDFFSDHPHPAKRIQRLERMKDRKM
- a CDS encoding zinc ribbon domain-containing protein, which encodes RNPAKRDRKLKEAKHRQRNVIRDRLQKLTIELVKDNDDKTFVFEDLTNIKENGKKKNNKDKNNDKSKNNPNGSKKFRTDINRWPYRLFQRFIDYKSNNKTLYIHPEGTSSECPVCGGRLEHPIWKASKCNSCGLTYDRNRLSSLSISIRGLDLCGTPFTVSGSSSWHSMKNDYLYHPDQVIVEDANDCKREMHNNA
- a CDS encoding D-sedoheptulose 7-phosphate isomerase — protein: MDAKEYLNEGARVRLNLDVARITGIAQKIYDAFMAGNKLIVFGNGGSAADAQHFVAELAGHFMKERKPLPAIALTTNTSSITAISNDYSYDVVFSRQVEALAKPGDVVIGISTSGNSKNVIEGLKSAKRLGCHTIGFTGKTGGQIKDIADETLYVDSSVTSIIQEAHITAIHMICSMIDEHF
- a CDS encoding ABC transporter permease — protein: MLNKFSVAFSYYFKNYYRSKSFYLMLALIIIISGIMSYFSFRYQSKVNTFLDRFDSTAITTGLKSRALDYIWSFVLVDIPVYAAVFFGSPSISSEIEDRTAFHIFSLPVGRMTILSAKYAAAYAATVLISLIYIILEAIITIRIYGTIDMNSYLLSLVLTLIFIASVLAFTFFISSIFNRNIYAYITVLIIYFLVFNAVDVITSLLYSTTSPFLLNNAANIIMEVFIDINLFTFSPTISLSPAGVSKILLAVAVMVIYLVASLAAATVLFENKEAK
- a CDS encoding ABC transporter ATP-binding protein; amino-acid sequence: MMNISVNKVSKRYGDIQALTDISFEVEGNGCLVLLGPNGAGKTTLMKIMTNIIRPTSGEVRINGINVREDPGRALSSVGSLIEQPEFYPYITGYEALMFTCMIKGLSHERCISEVNRVSSLTHCRDYLNRKTKEYSRGMKQRVGLAAALIGNPDIIILDEPTFGLDPNGMMEIREIILNLKNVKLIVLSTHLIYEAELLANHIGIIDHGHLIHFGPVEKDRYLEVRGRIRGTDLKLNGVDVIDREENRIILRKNRDIENWEIIKALESSGSSIETFDYYSVIEDLYKNSVSHSDAES
- a CDS encoding 2-hydroxyacid dehydrogenase; this translates as MDVYINFPVDTHVRKIAESILQDFDLHWFPDYFDAEVQIIKDRYVLGNRTKMIQTISAGVDHIDVAGIPDKIILCSNAGAYSISVAEHTFALILSHAKNIIENNSLMKSGTFKQSPTTLLYGKTLGIVGYGGIGRRVAEIGKAFGMKIAAYTRSGADDNVDKLTDDVAELFASSDMIVLSIPLTDKTKGMINYKILQKTKKNAFIVNVARADIVLKSDMLRFLRENPDRWYLSDVWWDEPNIKDADLPNLILSPHVAGGMSGEIMDTALRLAFENVKNFFDGHPRNVVKKEEYKMKSERFLGI